The Pedobacter frigiditerrae genomic sequence TTTGTTTCATAGCAATTGTTACGTTGTTAATTTAACAATTATAATGAAAAAATATTGTGTTTTCATAATATTTGATGTTGTAGTAGGAATGATTTTGATGGTAGAAATCGCTCTTAAATCTATTAAATACACCTTTTTGGTAGTTTACTAAATACAAATTTATTTAGGTTAAGCAAAGTAAGGAGGTATATTTGCAACGATGACGGTCTTACTATTCACCATTATTGTTTTACTAGGTGCTTTTGTTGCTGGGCTATTGGGTTCCTTAACAGGATTGGGTGGTGGCGTAATCATTATACCGCTATTAACTTTAGGTTTAGGGGTTGATATTCACTATGCAATTGGGGCCTCAATCATTTCAGTAATCGCCACATCATCTGGTTCTGCAGCAGCTTATGTTAAGGAAGGTATAACCAATATCAGGATTGGAATGTTCTTGGAGATAGCAACAACCATCAGCGCCATTGTTGGAGTGATTATAGCAACATATATTAAGGCAGATTATATCATCGTTATTTTTGGATTAATCTTATTGTTTTCAGCATTTATGATGCTCAGAAAAAAGATTGACCACTCAAATAATGAAAAAACCAGCGTTCTTGCTAATTACTTTAAATTAAACGGGAGTTATCCGGTTGATGGTGTACAAAAGCAGTATGCCGTTCATCACGTAGTTGGTGGTTTTGCAATGATGTTCGTCGCTGGCACCTTATCTGGCTTGCTAGGTATAGGCTCTGGAGCTTTAAAAGTAATTGGCATGGATAATATCATGAAGATTCCTTTTAAGGTGTCTACCACAACCAGTAACTTTATGATGGGCGTAACAGCAGCCGCTAGTGCATTAGTTTATTTACATAAGGGCCAAATCGATCCAGCCATTGCAATGCCTGTAACCATCGGCGTAATAAGTGGGGCAACCATTGGTGCAAAGATTTTAATTAGAACGAAAACTGATAAATTAAAATTAGTGTTTGCGGTTGTTGTAGTGTTTTTAGCCTTACAGATGATTTATAAAGGTTTAACAGGAGCGGCATGAGCAATAAGATTAAACACTATTTAGGAGATAAGGATGTTCAGCTCATACTTGGAACTTTACTTCGTATTG encodes the following:
- a CDS encoding sulfite exporter TauE/SafE family protein; amino-acid sequence: MTVLLFTIIVLLGAFVAGLLGSLTGLGGGVIIIPLLTLGLGVDIHYAIGASIISVIATSSGSAAAYVKEGITNIRIGMFLEIATTISAIVGVIIATYIKADYIIVIFGLILLFSAFMMLRKKIDHSNNEKTSVLANYFKLNGSYPVDGVQKQYAVHHVVGGFAMMFVAGTLSGLLGIGSGALKVIGMDNIMKIPFKVSTTTSNFMMGVTAAASALVYLHKGQIDPAIAMPVTIGVISGATIGAKILIRTKTDKLKLVFAVVVVFLALQMIYKGLTGAA